From a region of the Myxococcus stipitatus genome:
- the purD gene encoding phosphoribosylamine--glycine ligase codes for MDVKVLLLGSGGREHALAWKLAQSPRLTRLWCAPGNPGTAKLATNVPVRAEVPEDVVALARREAVDLVVVGPEAPLVAGVADALAAAGIPCFGPVAGAALIEGSKAFAKEIMAEAGVPTAAFRTFTDAAEAEAYAVAQGRIVVKADGLAAGKGVIVAHDVAAAREAVRAVAAMGASGQRMVLEELLEGEEVSAMALCDGERYAMLPLSQDHKRVGDGDTGPNTGGMGAYCPAPFLDEAQLAEVGERVIAPTLAVLRRRGLPFRGVLYAGLMLTRGGPKVLEFNARFGDPETQVLMMQLGEDLLPLVDACARGTLEARPLAVAPGASVGVVVAAEGYPESPRKGQRIDGLDAVPADATVFLAGVEQRADTLVTSGGRVLTVCARGEDLARARARAYAAVAAVRFEGMHFRQDIGAKGLKAAP; via the coding sequence GTGGATGTGAAGGTCCTGCTGCTTGGTTCCGGAGGCCGAGAACACGCGCTCGCGTGGAAGCTGGCCCAGAGTCCCCGGCTGACTCGGCTGTGGTGCGCGCCGGGCAACCCCGGGACGGCGAAGCTGGCCACCAACGTGCCGGTGCGGGCGGAGGTGCCCGAGGACGTCGTGGCGCTCGCCCGCCGCGAGGCGGTGGACCTGGTCGTGGTGGGGCCGGAGGCCCCGCTCGTCGCGGGCGTGGCCGACGCGTTGGCGGCCGCGGGCATCCCCTGTTTCGGGCCGGTGGCTGGCGCCGCCCTCATCGAGGGCAGCAAGGCGTTCGCCAAGGAGATCATGGCCGAGGCGGGCGTGCCGACGGCGGCCTTCCGCACCTTCACGGACGCGGCCGAGGCGGAGGCCTACGCGGTGGCGCAGGGCCGCATCGTGGTGAAGGCGGACGGGCTGGCGGCGGGCAAGGGCGTCATCGTGGCGCACGACGTGGCGGCCGCGCGCGAGGCGGTGCGCGCCGTCGCGGCGATGGGCGCGTCCGGTCAGCGCATGGTGCTGGAGGAACTGCTCGAGGGCGAGGAGGTCTCCGCGATGGCGCTGTGTGATGGCGAGCGCTACGCGATGCTGCCCCTGTCGCAGGACCACAAGCGGGTGGGCGATGGGGACACCGGGCCGAACACCGGCGGCATGGGGGCCTATTGTCCGGCGCCCTTCCTCGACGAGGCGCAGCTGGCCGAGGTGGGCGAGCGTGTCATCGCCCCGACGCTGGCGGTGCTGCGGCGGCGTGGGCTGCCGTTCCGGGGCGTGCTCTACGCGGGGTTGATGCTGACGCGGGGCGGGCCCAAGGTGCTGGAGTTCAACGCGCGCTTCGGAGACCCGGAGACGCAGGTGTTGATGATGCAGCTGGGGGAGGACCTGTTGCCGCTGGTGGACGCGTGCGCGCGCGGGACGCTGGAGGCCCGGCCGCTCGCCGTGGCCCCGGGCGCCTCGGTGGGCGTGGTGGTCGCGGCGGAGGGGTACCCGGAGTCGCCTCGCAAGGGCCAGCGCATCGACGGCCTGGACGCGGTGCCCGCGGACGCCACGGTGTTCCTGGCCGGCGTGGAGCAGCGCGCCGACACGCTGGTGACGAGTGGGGGCCGGGTGCTCACCGTGTGCGCGCGGGGCGAGGACCTGGCGCGGGCGCGGGCGCGGGCCTACGCGGCGGTGGCCGCCGTGCGCTTCGAGGGCATGCATTTCCGCCAGGACATCGGCGCGAAGGGCCTGAAGGCCGCGCCGTGA
- a CDS encoding LptF/LptG family permease, with product MTRISRYLLRELLVPLGVWVAFMFLLLFVMQFLRGTDVLLGSSVTVMDLGRLVAYLTPHFLMTALPVAFLLAILLGLGRMGEDRELTALQALGVGPLRLVAAPLGVAVAISALMLLLTSTAQPWGLTGVKLLVSEVIRKNVVGDVKPGTFYEDLSDLTLYAEQVSTENGKWTNVLLHDDRESSSPMLVLAHAGQVGTSSRGEVLRFALENGEVHRSVRESKDYSIIHFDGAEISVGVGASMGKRGRFTSSKEELTPGELLQAAEEARARGENPRMTLMALHSRLGGSLAPIAFALLGTPLAIGRRQAGRAWGYLLTLGGYVLYYLLSRAFEQLGQQGRLPVVLAGQLANVVFMLVGAVALYRVSRTGTLR from the coding sequence GTGACGCGCATCTCCCGCTACCTGCTCCGGGAGCTGCTGGTGCCGCTCGGGGTCTGGGTGGCGTTCATGTTCCTGCTGCTCTTCGTCATGCAGTTCCTGCGGGGCACGGACGTGCTGCTGGGCTCGTCCGTGACGGTGATGGACCTGGGGCGGCTGGTGGCGTACCTGACGCCGCATTTCCTCATGACGGCGCTCCCCGTCGCGTTCCTGCTGGCCATCCTGCTGGGGCTCGGGCGAATGGGGGAGGACCGGGAGCTGACGGCGCTCCAGGCGCTGGGAGTCGGCCCGTTGCGGCTGGTGGCGGCTCCCCTGGGGGTCGCGGTGGCCATCAGCGCGTTGATGTTGCTGCTGACCTCCACGGCGCAGCCGTGGGGCCTCACGGGCGTGAAGCTGCTGGTGAGCGAGGTCATCCGGAAGAACGTGGTGGGCGACGTGAAACCCGGGACGTTCTACGAGGACCTCAGCGACCTGACGCTCTACGCGGAGCAGGTGTCCACGGAGAACGGCAAGTGGACGAACGTGCTCCTCCACGACGACCGGGAGTCCAGCTCCCCCATGCTCGTGCTGGCGCACGCGGGGCAGGTCGGCACGTCCAGCCGTGGCGAGGTGCTGCGGTTCGCGCTCGAGAACGGCGAGGTCCACCGCTCCGTGCGGGAGTCCAAGGACTACAGCATCATCCACTTCGACGGCGCGGAGATCAGCGTCGGCGTCGGCGCCTCCATGGGCAAGCGCGGGCGCTTCACGTCCTCGAAGGAGGAGCTGACGCCTGGCGAACTGCTGCAGGCGGCGGAGGAGGCCAGGGCGCGGGGAGAGAACCCGAGGATGACCCTCATGGCGCTGCACAGTCGGCTCGGAGGTTCGCTGGCGCCCATCGCCTTCGCGCTGTTGGGGACGCCCCTCGCCATCGGTCGGCGTCAGGCGGGCAGGGCGTGGGGCTACCTGCTGACCCTGGGCGGGTACGTCCTCTACTATCTGCTGAGCCGTGCCTTCGAGCAGTTGGGGCAACAGGGCCGGTTGCCCGTGGTCCTGGCGGGGCAACTGGCGAACGTCGTCTTCATGCTGGTGGGCGCGGTGGCCCTCTATCGGGTGAGCCGCACGGGGACGCTTCGGTGA
- a CDS encoding LptF/LptG family permease produces the protein MRLTLFGYVLRDYLRFMLGILGGLVLVFVVVDFVDRAKTYTGEGWVLDAAKLYGYKALMAVQQLGPAALLLAAGTMVSALRKKGEVTAIRALTFGPSALYAPVLAFGLVACSGLVAFDEYVATHAGRRVDEITTQRFNRWGDYRFYYTPKQWFRRGDNVFFLRSGSAQEGFRGVSIFTLSREFKLLRRLDAAEMNSLGGTRWQLRDVVDRAFVGEEGTTVRNLESAEYDLGIEASAFRIRPGRPEQMRVPVLREQIAARREVGLATKQFELALHNRFAYPLAALPAALLGVGLALRSNRRGHLTAAIVEGLLVAVAMWGLMMVCRTLVLTERLSPPVAAWTPPVLLVMAAVALWLHREGYLHVPRRFLAVR, from the coding sequence GTGAGGCTGACGCTCTTCGGCTACGTGTTGCGTGACTACCTGCGCTTCATGCTCGGCATTCTTGGCGGGCTGGTGCTCGTCTTCGTCGTCGTGGACTTCGTGGACCGCGCGAAGACGTACACCGGCGAGGGTTGGGTGCTCGATGCGGCGAAGCTCTATGGCTACAAGGCGTTGATGGCCGTGCAGCAGCTGGGGCCCGCGGCCCTCCTGCTGGCGGCGGGGACGATGGTGTCCGCGCTGCGCAAGAAGGGCGAGGTGACGGCCATCCGGGCGTTGACCTTCGGGCCCTCCGCGCTCTACGCGCCGGTGCTGGCCTTCGGACTGGTGGCCTGCAGCGGGCTGGTGGCCTTCGACGAATACGTCGCCACGCACGCGGGGAGGCGCGTCGACGAAATCACCACCCAGCGCTTCAACCGCTGGGGCGACTATCGCTTCTACTACACGCCCAAGCAGTGGTTCCGCCGAGGAGACAACGTCTTCTTCCTGCGCTCGGGGAGCGCCCAGGAGGGCTTCCGGGGCGTCTCCATCTTCACCCTGTCGCGTGAGTTCAAGCTGCTGCGGCGGCTGGATGCGGCCGAGATGAACTCGCTGGGCGGGACTCGCTGGCAGCTCCGGGACGTGGTGGACCGCGCCTTCGTCGGAGAGGAGGGCACCACGGTCCGCAACCTGGAGAGCGCCGAATACGACCTGGGAATCGAGGCCTCCGCGTTTCGAATCCGTCCCGGTCGCCCGGAGCAGATGCGCGTCCCGGTCCTGCGCGAGCAGATTGCCGCGCGGCGCGAGGTGGGCCTGGCGACGAAGCAGTTCGAGCTCGCGCTGCACAACCGTTTCGCGTACCCGCTCGCGGCCTTGCCGGCGGCGCTGCTGGGGGTCGGGCTGGCGCTGCGCTCCAACCGGCGGGGCCACCTCACAGCCGCCATCGTCGAGGGGCTGCTGGTGGCGGTGGCGATGTGGGGCCTGATGATGGTCTGCCGGACGCTGGTGCTCACCGAGCGCCTGTCTCCTCCCGTGGCCGCCTGGACTCCGCCGGTCCTGCTCGTGATGGCCGCGGTCGCCTTGTGGTTGCATCGAGAGGGCTACCTCCACGTCCCTCGCCGATTCCTCGCGGTGAGATAG
- a CDS encoding O-antigen ligase family protein, giving the protein MDPSSRPSLEPRFRLAVAAVLVMWAVGLVLAEVVLQVAASAAVLLALVLAARGKLKLASDVRAYVFASMALCAWQLVSPALALALGTSSGWPRSARYGQVLDSVAGAAVASIGSVGVPWVALAGTVAVGWLFAGALGMFQNRVRWPWEPPAFLKLNLSRLHENFGTEQSPRYAAGGVFFHRLRFAHGAIAALGPALAILGGSEVARRRVLAGAVVLGMLLSIYNAFARAALGAALLVSVVALLLLVRGRLRKVGLALIALLVAFVAASPAWRLRLAKALGNVFGGERELAMSVGWGLVREHPWLGVGFGNHKSAVLASQVQTGITELLATDSHNLWLTAWAETGLVGLLLLLSVHVLLGWALVRRFRAGSLAATGALLSFVGFHILALVHYLPFHTSVHLSFALVWGLGLCDGSEVLRDEALAAAPVPESPSAREAGA; this is encoded by the coding sequence ATGGACCCTTCATCCCGGCCCTCGCTGGAGCCGCGCTTCCGCCTCGCCGTCGCCGCCGTGCTGGTGATGTGGGCCGTGGGGCTGGTGCTCGCGGAGGTGGTGCTGCAGGTCGCGGCCTCGGCGGCGGTGCTCCTGGCGCTGGTGCTGGCGGCGCGCGGGAAGTTGAAGCTCGCGTCGGACGTGCGCGCGTACGTGTTCGCGAGCATGGCGTTGTGCGCCTGGCAGCTGGTGTCGCCCGCGCTGGCGCTGGCGCTGGGGACCTCCAGTGGCTGGCCGCGCTCCGCGCGCTATGGCCAGGTGCTGGACTCGGTGGCGGGCGCCGCGGTGGCGAGCATCGGCTCGGTGGGTGTCCCTTGGGTGGCCCTGGCTGGCACGGTGGCCGTGGGGTGGTTGTTCGCGGGGGCCCTGGGCATGTTCCAGAACCGCGTGCGCTGGCCCTGGGAGCCTCCCGCCTTCCTCAAGCTCAACCTGAGCCGGCTGCACGAGAACTTCGGAACGGAGCAATCCCCTCGCTACGCGGCCGGCGGCGTCTTCTTCCACCGGCTGCGCTTCGCGCATGGCGCCATCGCCGCCCTGGGGCCCGCGCTGGCCATCCTGGGCGGCTCCGAGGTGGCGCGGCGTCGCGTGCTGGCCGGCGCGGTGGTGCTGGGCATGCTGCTTTCCATCTACAACGCCTTCGCGCGGGCGGCGCTGGGCGCGGCGTTGCTCGTCAGCGTGGTGGCGCTGCTGCTGCTCGTCCGCGGACGCCTGCGCAAGGTGGGCCTGGCGCTCATCGCGCTGCTGGTGGCCTTCGTCGCCGCGTCGCCCGCGTGGCGCCTGCGCCTGGCGAAGGCGCTGGGCAACGTCTTCGGCGGCGAGCGCGAGCTGGCCATGTCCGTGGGCTGGGGGCTGGTGCGCGAGCACCCCTGGCTGGGCGTGGGCTTCGGCAACCACAAGAGCGCCGTGCTGGCGAGCCAGGTGCAGACGGGCATCACCGAGCTGCTCGCCACCGACTCGCACAACCTCTGGCTCACCGCGTGGGCGGAGACGGGGCTGGTGGGGCTGCTCTTGCTGTTGTCCGTGCACGTGCTGCTGGGCTGGGCGCTCGTGCGTCGCTTCCGCGCCGGCTCGCTCGCCGCGACCGGGGCGCTCCTGTCCTTCGTGGGCTTCCACATCCTCGCGCTGGTGCACTACCTGCCGTTCCACACCAGCGTCCACCTGTCGTTCGCGCTGGTGTGGGGGCTGGGGCTGTGTGACGGCAGCGAGGTATTGCGCGACGAAGCGCTCGCCGCGGCGCCCGTGCCCGAGTCCCCTTCAGCGCGCGAGGCCGGGGCGTGA
- a CDS encoding glycosyltransferase family 4 protein, with product MVRGRLHGIARYALELARRVPSLAPDLRVSALVPPEGLPGDLGELAPRLPLHRARAGFLSPFEQPALAVDLAKLAPDVFHATSFALPLFWSGRLVATLHDANHLALADQYTPAQALYYRVVVGPRAKRASALVTVSEFSREELARHLGLSPYRLQVIPNGVDARFQPVSPARARAFRERHELPERYVAAVGNAKAFKNLALLGRFAGELPVPIVLLAGKGAVAHELGLHENVLDLEELPEAQMPLFYGAAAALLLPSRYEGFGLPALEAMATGCPVLVSDATALPEVVGTAALRLPPDDATAWREATLRVLRDDGLRAELADLGRERAARFTWDDCARKTVAVYRRVLESRPGLAR from the coding sequence ATGGTGCGCGGCCGGCTGCACGGCATCGCCCGCTACGCGCTGGAGCTGGCGCGGCGGGTGCCCTCGCTCGCCCCGGACCTGCGCGTCTCCGCCCTGGTGCCGCCAGAGGGGCTGCCAGGGGACCTGGGGGAGCTCGCCCCCCGACTCCCCCTCCACCGGGCCCGCGCGGGCTTCCTGTCTCCTTTCGAGCAGCCCGCCCTCGCCGTGGACCTGGCGAAGCTGGCCCCCGACGTCTTCCACGCCACGTCGTTCGCCCTCCCCCTGTTCTGGAGCGGCCGGCTGGTGGCGACGCTGCACGACGCCAACCACCTCGCGCTCGCGGACCAGTACACCCCGGCCCAGGCGCTGTACTACCGCGTGGTGGTGGGGCCGCGCGCGAAGCGGGCGTCGGCGCTGGTGACGGTGTCCGAGTTCTCCCGCGAGGAGCTGGCCCGCCACCTGGGCCTGTCGCCCTACCGGTTGCAGGTGATACCCAATGGCGTGGACGCGCGCTTCCAGCCCGTCTCGCCCGCGCGGGCGCGCGCGTTCCGGGAGCGCCACGAGCTGCCCGAGCGCTACGTGGCGGCGGTGGGCAACGCCAAGGCCTTCAAGAACCTGGCGCTGCTGGGGCGCTTCGCTGGCGAGCTGCCGGTGCCCATCGTCCTGCTCGCGGGCAAGGGGGCGGTGGCGCACGAGCTGGGGTTGCACGAGAACGTGCTCGACCTGGAGGAGCTGCCGGAGGCGCAGATGCCGCTGTTCTACGGCGCCGCGGCGGCGCTGCTCCTCCCCTCGCGCTACGAGGGCTTCGGCCTGCCCGCCCTGGAGGCGATGGCGACGGGCTGCCCGGTCCTGGTGTCGGACGCCACGGCGCTGCCGGAGGTGGTGGGCACCGCGGCGCTGCGGCTGCCGCCCGACGACGCCACGGCGTGGCGCGAGGCCACCCTGCGCGTGCTGCGCGACGACGGCCTGCGGGCCGAGCTGGCGGACCTGGGCCGCGAGCGCGCCGCGCGCTTCACCTGGGACGACTGCGCCCGGAAGACGGTGGCCGTGTACCGGCGCGTGCTGGAGTCACGCCCCGGCCTCGCGCGCTGA
- a CDS encoding glycosyltransferase: MKVALVHDWLVTHRGGERVLDALCEALPDADIYTLIHKPGSQSPAIESRRIFTSFLQHVPGIHTRYRHFLPAMPRAIESLRLRGDYDVVLSSSHCVAKGLRAPAGTPHLSYVHAPMRYMWDLFDDYFGPGRARLPVRAAAHAVRPWLQRWDRASAARVDRFVVNSHHVAAKVARFWGREAAVIHPPVDLARFAQVPLEGGGQGGYFLWLGAFAPYKRLDIALEAFRVLGAPLWVVGTGQEAARLTSGALPPNIRLLGNVPDAALPSLYRDARALVFTPEEDFGITPLEAQATGRPVIAYGRGGALETVTADSGLFFSEQTTTSLIEAVRRFETWEVGFRPEAARAQAERFSRAHFQRAMLTEVEALLRVARKSPAPAAGV; the protein is encoded by the coding sequence GTGAAGGTCGCCCTCGTCCACGATTGGCTCGTCACCCACCGCGGGGGCGAGCGTGTCCTCGATGCGCTCTGCGAAGCGCTGCCCGACGCGGACATCTACACCCTCATCCACAAGCCCGGCAGCCAGTCCCCCGCCATCGAGTCGCGGCGCATCTTCACGTCCTTCCTCCAGCACGTGCCCGGCATCCACACCCGCTACCGGCACTTCCTCCCCGCGATGCCGCGCGCCATCGAATCGCTGCGCCTGCGGGGCGACTACGACGTGGTGCTCTCCTCCAGCCACTGCGTGGCCAAGGGCCTGCGCGCGCCGGCGGGCACGCCGCACCTGAGCTACGTGCACGCGCCCATGCGGTACATGTGGGACCTGTTCGACGACTACTTCGGTCCGGGGCGCGCGCGGCTGCCCGTGCGCGCGGCCGCGCATGCCGTGCGCCCATGGCTCCAGCGGTGGGACCGGGCCTCCGCGGCGCGGGTGGACCGCTTCGTCGTCAACAGCCACCACGTCGCCGCCAAGGTGGCGCGGTTCTGGGGCCGCGAGGCCGCCGTCATCCACCCGCCCGTGGACCTGGCGCGCTTCGCCCAGGTGCCGCTGGAGGGCGGAGGCCAGGGCGGCTACTTCCTGTGGCTGGGAGCCTTCGCGCCCTACAAGCGGCTCGACATCGCGCTCGAGGCGTTCCGCGTCCTGGGCGCGCCCCTGTGGGTCGTGGGCACCGGCCAGGAGGCCGCGCGCCTGACGTCGGGGGCGCTCCCCCCGAACATCCGCTTGCTCGGCAACGTCCCGGATGCCGCACTGCCGTCTCTCTACCGCGACGCGCGCGCCCTCGTCTTCACGCCCGAGGAGGACTTCGGCATCACCCCTCTGGAGGCCCAGGCCACCGGCCGTCCCGTCATCGCCTACGGCCGCGGTGGCGCGCTGGAGACGGTGACCGCTGACAGCGGACTCTTCTTTTCCGAGCAAACGACAACCTCGCTCATCGAGGCCGTGCGGCGCTTCGAGACATGGGAGGTGGGCTTCCGTCCGGAGGCCGCGCGCGCGCAGGCCGAGCGCTTCTCCCGGGCCCACTTCCAGCGCGCGATGCTCACCGAGGTGGAAGCCCTCCTCAGGGTGGCGAGGAAATCCCCAGCTCCCGCCGCGGGAGTGTGA